The genomic region AGTGCTGCGAAGCACTCAATAGACAAAACTAAGATGGGAACTAGTACAGTTGTAGCTCCAATTAATAGAAATATATCGATGATTTTCCACATAAAGTCTTTGAAAGATAAATTTGGTGTACGGTTTATTCTTCTAAAGTCTCTACGGGGACTTCAATAGCTTGTATATCGATGGTGTCGGGTGGAGTTAATCTCTGGAAATGATTTTTCTCAATTTGTAGAGGTTCACCACAATTTGGACACTGAAATGAATTAGTTTTAAATCCAGTAAACTCATAGCTACAGACAGGACATTTATCTGCTACCAAGTTGTTTTGCCACCACCAACTAACCCCAAAAAAAATAATTACGGGGGCAATCAATAAAACTATGGTTAAAACCAAAAAAGACTTGACTAGCCAACCTAAACCAATTGTCCCTAACAACCAGATAATGGCGATGAGAATCAGCCACGGTTTCAAACCAGAAAGATTAACGTGAAATAGTTTAGTGGTATTTTGATTCACGGAACATCTCCTCGGTGCAAATGAAAGCCGTCATATTTCGATCCTAGTGCAAATTTTAATCACAATTAAGATAATTTAAAGCCTACCAAGGTGTTGCCAGCTATCAAGACTGCAAACAACTTAGTAGGCGCGATGTCTATCTGGAAAAATATTGCCTTAATTACCTACAACTAAGCCTTGTCTGGGGAAAACCGCATTCAAGCTTATGGTTGTGGACTTCCCAGCAATTTCTCTAAAACAGACCCAAGGTTAAGGATTTGTCAATTGGGAGAGTCGCACCAATACCCATCCAGATGGTCACTAGAGTTCCAAATAGGAAGATAGACATAGCTAGAGGACGACGGAAGGGGTTTTGAAACTTATTGACGCTCTCAATAAACGGAATCAGCATCAAACCTAGAGGAATCGCTGTTTGCAGCGCAATACCTAGCAGTTTGTTGGGCACAACCCGTAGAATTTGGAAAGCTGGATATAAATACCACTCAGGCAGAATTTCTAAAGGAGTAGCAAACGGATTAGCTGGTTCGCCAACTATAGCTGGATCTAATACAGCTAGTGCTACACAGCAACCGAGAGTTCCTAGCATCACTACAGGGAACACATACAACAGGTCATTTGGCCAAGCGGGTTCGCCATAGTAGTTATGACCCATGCCTTGAGCTAGTTTAGCGCGTAAATCAGGATCTGAAAGATCTGGTTTTTTAATAATCGACATCTGGATTTTTTCTCCTCGATCCAATTAAATCGGCAGGTTGAGGTGGGGTAAAATTTCCCCGTTCCACAACCCCACTTCTGACTTCTGTAGAGACGTAGCACTGCTACGTCTCTACGAATGACTTCGTTTAACTCCCATCCCTTTCTGCAAAGCTTAAAACTTACAAAGGACCAGAAATGCCTTGCTTGCGGATCATGATGAAATGTAACAGCATGAATACAGCGATTAACCAAGGCAAGACGAAGGTATGTAAGCTATAGAAACGAGTGAGGGTGGCTTGACCAACACTAGCACTACCACGAATTAGTTCCACCATTAAAGGACCAACAATGGGGACAGCTTCGGGTACACCAGAGACGATTTTAACGGCCCAATAACCTACTTGATCCCAAGGTAGAGAATAACCAGTTACTCCGAAAGATACGGTAATGACGGCTAAAATTACACCAGTGACCCAGGTTAACTCCCGTGGTTTTTTAAAACCACCAGTCAGATAAACTCTAAACACATGAAGGATCATCATCAGTACCATCATGCTGGCAGACCAGCGATGGACAGAACGAATCAACCAGCCAAAGCTGACATCTGTCATCAGGTACTGAACTGAGTTGAAAGCTTCCGCAACGTTCGCTTTGTAGTAGAACGTCATAGCAAAGCCAGTGGCAAACTGGATTAAAAAGCAAACTAGAGTAACTCCCCCTAGACAATAAAAAATATTTACATGGGGAGGGACGTACTTGCCGCTAACATCGTCGGCTAGAGCCTGAATTTCTAAGCGTTCGTCAAACCACTTAAAGGCTTTTGAATCAGTTACCTGCTTTGTAAACATGAAGCAAAAATTCCTGGGAGTCTATGGTTGGGAAAAATTTACCAGCCCCTCCAAGGAGGGATGTGTTATTTGTCTTTAACTGGGATAAGTTTGAAGTAAAGTTTAGTGACAAACTCCCTCATAACTTAATTTCCCTAACTCTCAAATTTACCAAACTCTTGCATAGTCGGCTACTCAAGGGCAGGGAATTTGTGGATGTAATCACGAATCTGTCAGGTAAATTACTCCAGATATACTCAGTTACTCTACAAAAAATGTAACATAGCTCGAGAGGGGGAATTCGATCTTAACCTATGCAAAAGCGAGCTACTTACATTGTTATATTTACCATTTTACAAATCCTGGTCTGCTTTGGCTTATGGATTTCTCCAGCTATAGCCTTTACTGAAGACGAACAGTTATTCATGCAAGCTTGGCGGATCGTGAGTAATGCTTATTTAGATGAGACTCTCAATCATCAAAATTGGTGGTCAGCCCGGGAAAAAACCTTAAAACAACACCTGGATAGTCGAGATGCAGCTTATCAAGCTATTGATAAATTATTAGCTACTTTAGATGACCCATTCACTCGTTTTTTAAGACCAGAACAATATCGCAGTTTACAAGTAAGTACTTCTGGAGAGTTGAGTGGAGTTGGTTTACAAATTGGTGTGGAACCAACCACAGGTCAAATAGAAGTCATAGCAGCGATAGCTGACTCACCAGCAGCCGTGGCGAGGATTCAGAGTGGCGATCGCATCTTGAGCATCGATCGCGTTCCTACGGCTCAAATGACCCTCGATGAAGCCGCTAATAAAATGCGGGGTGAAGCTGGAACTTCCGTTCATTTGACGATTGAAACCCCAAATCAAGGCGCTAGAAGTGTAGATTTAGTGCGATCGCGGATTGCTCTCAGTCCAGTGGCGGCTAAACTCGTTACAGTTGAGGGTGGAAAAGCAGTAGGTTACATTCGTTTGAGTCAATTTAGCGCTAATGCTCCAATTCAAGTCAAGGAAGCTATCCAAGACTTACATAAAGAAGGAGCCAAGGGTTATATCCTAGATTTACGCAACAATCCTGGGGGTTTGCTGCAAGCAGGAGTCGAAATTGCTCGCCTGTGGTTGAATAATGGCACAATTGTCTACACTGTCAATCGTCAGGGTACTATCGGTAGTTTTGATGCCAGTGGCACAGCACTTACCGATGAACCATTAGTTCTGTTAGTAAATCAAGGCAGTGCTAGTGCCAGTGAGATTTTAGCAGGAGCTTTACAAGAAAACCATCGAGCTAAATTATTAGGCGAAAAAACGTTTGGTAAAGGCTTGATTCAGTCTTTGTTCGATCTTCCTGATGGTTCTGGATTAGCAGTTACAGTTGCTAAATACGAAACCCCCAACCACAATGACATTCATAAATTGGGTATCACTCCCAATCAAATTGTCCCTCTATCTTCACTACCCCCAGATCGAGTCGCGACTGAAACCGATCTTCAGTATCAAGCTGCGCTTCAATTGTTAGAAGCAGAAGTATTGAGTGAAGTCAGTTCTCAGAAATTAGGACTTATGCATCTTAAGTAATAAGCAAGTGGGCATAATTAAACCCAAAATAGCTGGTAGGGGCGGGTTTAAGCTGTTAAGCAGATAAACTTGGTAGTTGAGACTGACAAAGGAGAAGGAGAGATGGAGACACACAGAGGGTTTGAGAAGGATCGAGCTATTTCCAAAATATACAAAAATATACAATTTAGCGGCGATCGCAGCTTATCTAGGATTTATAGGGTTTAACAGTTATAGACGTGGTATATCGCATCTCTACTTAGAGAAAACCTGCCCAGTCTACAGCCTTTAATTACGCCGCTTTACTTAGTTTGTTCCCAATTATTTTGACTATACTCCACACCCCACACCCAGTCACCATTTCAAGTTTCTTGTCACCGCCGTCATTCCCAAAACCCTTCATTAGTGGAAAAAGAGTGTTACATTACTTTTTATGCTGAAGAACTTTATTTTGCAGAATGTATTAACTTTAAATCAGCTATAGACGCTATATCAGGGCAGGTTGAAGGGTT from Merismopedia glauca CCAP 1448/3 harbors:
- the petD gene encoding cytochrome b6-f complex subunit IV, encoding MSIIKKPDLSDPDLRAKLAQGMGHNYYGEPAWPNDLLYVFPVVMLGTLGCCVALAVLDPAIVGEPANPFATPLEILPEWYLYPAFQILRVVPNKLLGIALQTAIPLGLMLIPFIESVNKFQNPFRRPLAMSIFLFGTLVTIWMGIGATLPIDKSLTLGLF
- the ctpA gene encoding carboxyl-terminal processing protease CtpA; this translates as MQKRATYIVIFTILQILVCFGLWISPAIAFTEDEQLFMQAWRIVSNAYLDETLNHQNWWSAREKTLKQHLDSRDAAYQAIDKLLATLDDPFTRFLRPEQYRSLQVSTSGELSGVGLQIGVEPTTGQIEVIAAIADSPAAVARIQSGDRILSIDRVPTAQMTLDEAANKMRGEAGTSVHLTIETPNQGARSVDLVRSRIALSPVAAKLVTVEGGKAVGYIRLSQFSANAPIQVKEAIQDLHKEGAKGYILDLRNNPGGLLQAGVEIARLWLNNGTIVYTVNRQGTIGSFDASGTALTDEPLVLLVNQGSASASEILAGALQENHRAKLLGEKTFGKGLIQSLFDLPDGSGLAVTVAKYETPNHNDIHKLGITPNQIVPLSSLPPDRVATETDLQYQAALQLLEAEVLSEVSSQKLGLMHLK
- the petB gene encoding cytochrome b6, with translation MFTKQVTDSKAFKWFDERLEIQALADDVSGKYVPPHVNIFYCLGGVTLVCFLIQFATGFAMTFYYKANVAEAFNSVQYLMTDVSFGWLIRSVHRWSASMMVLMMILHVFRVYLTGGFKKPRELTWVTGVILAVITVSFGVTGYSLPWDQVGYWAVKIVSGVPEAVPIVGPLMVELIRGSASVGQATLTRFYSLHTFVLPWLIAVFMLLHFIMIRKQGISGPL